Genomic window (Salinibacterium sp. M195):
CAAGGCTGGCGCGCGTGAGCTGAACTACGTGTCGGATGTTGATGTCATCTTTGTCACTGAGCCGGATGGCATTGACGCTAACCGCGCGGTTGAAATCGCGACGAGCCTTGCCGTTCAAACTATGCGCGGGATAAACGACCTCACACTCGAGCCGGGACTGTGGGAAGTCGACGCAAACCTTCGCCCTGAGGGCAAAGACGGCGCTCTGGTGCGCACGCTGGAATCGCATCTTGCCTACTACGAACGTTGGGCAGATAGTTGGGAGTTTCAAGCGCTCCTCAAGGCACGTCCGATCGCCGGTGATCACGAGCTTGGCCAACGCTACGTTGCTGGTGTCGCGCCTATGGTGTGGTCGAGTGCGTCCCGTGAGAACTTCGTAGCGTCGGTTCAACGAATGCGTGAACGCGTCACCGAGAACATTCCTCCCGAGGAACGCGATGTACAGCTCAAATTGGGGCCGGGCGGTCTTCGCGACATTGAGTTCACCGTGCAATTGCTCCAACTGGTGCACGGTCAAAACGATGAAGATGTGCGTCAGACCTCAAGTCTGCGTGCACTTATTGCCCTCGCCGAGCATGGCTACATCGGTCGAACTGAGGCGGGCGAGTTTGCCAGGGATTACCGTTTTCTCCGGCTGTTAGAGCACCGCATCCAATTGTCGCGGCTGCGCAGAACTCACTTGATGCCGCGGGATCCCGATGATCTTCGTGTGCTCGCGCGCGCGACCGGAATCGCCACGAGTGCGAGCGACCTGACTGAGCAATGGCAGCGCACCAAAATCGCGGTTCGCCGGCTACACGAGCGCCTGTTTTATCGGCCGCTCCTTTCGGCCGTCGCGGCTCTCCCCGATGAGGGGATTGCGCTGTCGAGCGAGCAAGCTGCCGCGCGTCTTGCAGCAATCGGATTCCTCGACCCCAAGGGCGCCTTGGCGCATATTGCCGCGCTCACGGGTGGTCTAACGCGTCGTGCAACGGTGCAGAAAACTCTCCTGCCTGTCATGCTGCAGTGGTTTTCTGACGGTGCAGACCCAGATTACGGACTGTTGGCGTTCCGACGTCTAAGCGAAGCGCTGGGGGAGGCATACTGGTTCCTCAGAATGCTTCGGGACTCATCTGGTGCTGCAGAACGCCTAACGCATGTCCTTTCGTCTTCCAAGTACGTCGGTTCGCTCTTTGAACGGATTCCCGAAGCTGCAGCGTGGCTCGAGCACGAAAAGGAACTGCGTCCCCGCTCGATCGAGGTGTTGCAAGACGAATCCCGCGCGATAGTCTCACGCCACAAGGGTGACGAAAAAGCTGCTGCTGCAGCTCTCCGCATCGCACGGCGCCGGGAAGTGCTTCGACTCGCGCTTGGGTCGATCCTGGGGGTCACAACGATCCAAGAACTGGGCCGAGGGCTCAGCGATGTAACGACCACCATTCTTGAAGGCGCTCTCGCAGTGCTCCGCCCCGAGCCGGATGGCATCGAATTCGGAGTCATCGCGATGGGTCGCTACGGCGGGGCAGAGTCAGGTTTCGGATCCGACACCGACGTCA
Coding sequences:
- a CDS encoding bifunctional [glutamine synthetase] adenylyltransferase/[glutamine synthetase]-adenylyl-L-tyrosine phosphorylase, which translates into the protein MSRSPYTLTELAKLGFLELSEARERLVALNRPELLGLFARAADPDQALRLLLALEESAPEKLEPIIANDAAAVRLVKIFGASSGLGDFFVRHPQELDALCEPIAGPSEPEEYVAVLAEATDGCEGEDAWVALRIRYRRELAKLTGWDLAQEDPLGAVDRVAMALADLAGAALEESLNIARRTVHFPASDIAATRVAIIGMGKAGARELNYVSDVDVIFVTEPDGIDANRAVEIATSLAVQTMRGINDLTLEPGLWEVDANLRPEGKDGALVRTLESHLAYYERWADSWEFQALLKARPIAGDHELGQRYVAGVAPMVWSSASRENFVASVQRMRERVTENIPPEERDVQLKLGPGGLRDIEFTVQLLQLVHGQNDEDVRQTSSLRALIALAEHGYIGRTEAGEFARDYRFLRLLEHRIQLSRLRRTHLMPRDPDDLRVLARATGIATSASDLTEQWQRTKIAVRRLHERLFYRPLLSAVAALPDEGIALSSEQAAARLAAIGFLDPKGALAHIAALTGGLTRRATVQKTLLPVMLQWFSDGADPDYGLLAFRRLSEALGEAYWFLRMLRDSSGAAERLTHVLSSSKYVGSLFERIPEAAAWLEHEKELRPRSIEVLQDESRAIVSRHKGDEKAAAAALRIARRREVLRLALGSILGVTTIQELGRGLSDVTTTILEGALAVLRPEPDGIEFGVIAMGRYGGAESGFGSDTDVMYVYRATDAASEDAAKRAEALAKGLTRITEDVKLPLELDLDLRPEGKNGAIVRSLDSYKAYYERWSLTWEAQALLRARGVAGDVALLNDFETLANSVRYPRSISVQDVREVKRIKARVESERLPQAADPSRHLKLGRGSLSDVEWFVQLLQLQHGARVEGLRTTSTLDALDAAVAEKLVTASDAARLREAWILASRARSAITLWTSKAADVLPNDRLQLEGIARMLEYPPGSATKLEEDYLRATRRSRRVFERRFYGVTNVVRS